The following are from one region of the Stigmatella ashevillena genome:
- a CDS encoding ATP-binding protein: MRPSGPELDLSQCDREPIHLLGGIQSYGVLLAFRGPERILDVVSANAQALLGHPPEALLGQPAARVLPAEVLAQWELLAARGSVRVVLPAGAYRALLHESDGLSVLELEPAELQPDMEETALERVRQLVSPLAGVKGTQALLQTVAETVRALTGFDRVMVYRFDADWHGEVLAESKREGVDGFLGMHFPATDIPVQARALYARNPLRLIADARALPVPLLPPVLKPLGRPLDLSGSALRSVSPVHLEYLRNMGVGASFSLSLLKDGVLWGLIACHHMAPLHVTYERRRACEVLTQLLALQLSAEERAAEASEDSRRAALLGQLATALGDGGTLGDILEKERARVLALAEASGAALLLGEKPLLVGRTPGAEEVEALAAWLATQSFQTSFYTERLGALYPPLAARADVAAGVLAVRLAPASTRLAIWFRPEVARTLTWAGDPRKPAQPEPGHQRLHPRGSFQAWEETVRDTSLPWKRADLGAAEGFRGALIGVVLRQATELSRLSQALSRSNAELDAFGHTVAHDLKEPLRGIRQYAAFVLEDHGAALGTEGRSHVEALDWLAQRSGDMLDGLFEYSRAGRVDLAWGEVDMQALVDKVLRTLSARLTESQVAVRLPRRLPTVWCDEVRIAQVWANLLSNAAKYQEGSERWVEVGFYGPGEPRPEAAGRSPSAPVFYVRDSGIGISAPFHEAIFEMFRRLHPTKAYGGGTGVGLAIARRLVQLHGGALWVDSAPKQGATFYFTLGRGPG, encoded by the coding sequence ATGCGCCCGTCCGGCCCTGAACTCGATCTGAGCCAGTGTGACCGGGAGCCCATCCACCTGTTGGGAGGGATCCAATCCTATGGCGTGCTGCTCGCCTTTCGTGGACCGGAGCGGATCCTCGACGTGGTGAGTGCCAACGCCCAGGCGTTGTTGGGGCACCCCCCGGAGGCCCTCCTGGGCCAACCGGCCGCCCGGGTGCTCCCCGCCGAGGTGCTGGCCCAGTGGGAGCTGCTGGCGGCCCGGGGCTCGGTGCGCGTGGTGCTGCCCGCGGGTGCCTACCGGGCCTTGTTGCACGAGAGCGATGGGCTGAGCGTGCTGGAGCTGGAGCCCGCGGAGCTTCAGCCGGACATGGAGGAGACGGCGCTGGAGCGGGTCCGGCAACTGGTCTCTCCGCTGGCCGGGGTGAAGGGGACCCAAGCGCTGCTCCAGACGGTGGCGGAGACGGTGCGGGCCCTCACGGGCTTCGACCGGGTGATGGTGTACCGCTTCGATGCGGATTGGCACGGCGAGGTGCTGGCGGAGTCCAAGCGAGAAGGGGTGGATGGCTTTCTCGGCATGCACTTTCCGGCCACCGACATCCCCGTGCAGGCGCGGGCGCTCTATGCGCGCAACCCGCTTCGGTTGATCGCCGATGCCCGCGCGCTGCCCGTGCCGCTGTTGCCGCCGGTGCTCAAACCGTTGGGCCGTCCGTTGGATCTCTCCGGCTCGGCCCTGCGCAGTGTCTCCCCGGTGCACCTGGAGTACCTGCGCAACATGGGCGTGGGCGCCTCCTTTTCGCTGTCCCTGCTCAAGGACGGGGTGCTGTGGGGCCTCATCGCCTGCCACCACATGGCGCCGCTGCACGTCACCTACGAGCGGCGCCGGGCCTGTGAGGTGCTCACCCAGTTGCTGGCGCTGCAGCTCTCCGCCGAGGAGCGGGCGGCCGAGGCCTCCGAGGACTCTCGCCGCGCCGCGCTCCTGGGCCAGCTCGCCACGGCGCTGGGCGATGGAGGGACGCTGGGGGACATCCTGGAGAAAGAGCGTGCGCGGGTGCTGGCCCTGGCGGAGGCCTCGGGCGCCGCGCTGTTGCTCGGGGAAAAGCCACTGCTCGTGGGGCGTACGCCTGGGGCGGAGGAGGTGGAAGCCTTGGCCGCTTGGTTGGCGACCCAGTCCTTCCAGACGTCCTTTTACACCGAGCGGCTCGGGGCCCTGTACCCGCCCTTGGCCGCTCGCGCCGACGTGGCCGCGGGAGTCTTGGCGGTGCGGTTGGCGCCTGCCTCGACGCGTTTGGCCATCTGGTTCCGTCCAGAGGTGGCGCGCACCCTCACCTGGGCGGGCGACCCGCGGAAGCCCGCCCAGCCCGAGCCGGGCCACCAGCGCCTCCACCCCCGGGGCTCGTTCCAGGCCTGGGAGGAGACGGTCCGGGACACCAGCCTGCCCTGGAAGCGCGCGGACCTCGGCGCGGCGGAGGGGTTCCGGGGCGCACTGATCGGCGTGGTGCTGCGCCAGGCCACGGAGCTCTCCCGCCTCTCGCAGGCCCTGAGCCGCTCCAACGCGGAGCTGGATGCCTTCGGTCATACCGTCGCGCATGATCTCAAGGAGCCCTTGAGGGGCATTCGGCAGTACGCGGCCTTCGTTCTGGAGGACCATGGCGCCGCGCTCGGAACGGAGGGCCGCTCGCACGTGGAGGCCCTGGACTGGCTCGCGCAGCGCTCCGGGGACATGTTGGACGGGCTGTTCGAGTACAGCCGCGCGGGCCGCGTGGATCTCGCCTGGGGCGAGGTGGACATGCAGGCACTGGTGGACAAGGTGCTGCGAACCTTGTCCGCCCGGCTGACGGAGAGTCAGGTGGCGGTGCGCCTGCCTCGGCGCTTGCCCACTGTGTGGTGCGATGAGGTCCGCATTGCGCAGGTGTGGGCAAACCTTCTGTCGAACGCGGCCAAATATCAGGAGGGCTCGGAGCGTTGGGTGGAGGTGGGCTTTTACGGGCCCGGCGAACCCCGGCCCGAGGCCGCGGGGCGCTCCCCGTCCGCCCCTGTCTTCTATGTGAGGGACTCCGGTATCGGCATTTCAGCCCCATTCCACGAAGCCATCTTCGAGATGTTCCGCCGTCTGCACCCCACGAAGGCCTATGGGGGCGGAACCGGGGTGGGGCTGGCCATCGCACGCCGTCTGGTTCAACTCCATGGAGGGGCGCTCTGGGTGGACTCCGCTCCGAAACAGGGCGCCACCTTCTATTTCACGCTTGGACGAGGACCGGGTTGA
- a CDS encoding hybrid sensor histidine kinase/response regulator yields MSVRVLQVDDSAADQLVVRRALERDPDTRWTVEQVSTAEEGLERATASIPDVVLMDFHLPGMNGVELLRALRGRCAERVPAAVILTGTGNERLAVEAMRSGAQDYLVKGSFTPERLRQSLRAALETVRLARALEARRLQTENAEREAREALAVRDELFSLATHDLKGPLQIITLNAQLLRVKLPAEVMTPALTTRLSSISHAAMRMGELIDQFLVATRGREQLLHRERMDLAALVHTKVRELELMSNRHAFHLNVKGKDFMGNWDPKSLERVLDNLLSNAVKYSPAGGDILVMLAADTTALERQVRLCVEDSGLGIPPEDLPRIFERFHRASNVPTSIAGSGVGLASVRRLVELHGGTIEVKSQPGRGSAFTVMLPQDMPVDTVPQEVGPGPEQDAR; encoded by the coding sequence GTGAGTGTGCGCGTCCTCCAGGTCGATGACAGCGCCGCTGACCAATTGGTGGTTCGTCGCGCCTTGGAGCGCGACCCCGACACGCGCTGGACGGTGGAGCAGGTCTCCACCGCGGAGGAGGGGCTGGAGCGGGCCACCGCGTCCATTCCGGACGTGGTGCTGATGGATTTTCATCTGCCGGGCATGAATGGGGTGGAGCTGCTGCGCGCCCTGCGCGGGCGCTGTGCCGAGCGCGTCCCCGCCGCGGTCATCCTCACCGGGACCGGCAACGAGCGTCTGGCGGTGGAGGCCATGCGCTCCGGTGCCCAGGACTACCTCGTCAAGGGCTCCTTCACCCCGGAGCGCCTGCGCCAAAGCTTGCGCGCGGCGCTGGAGACGGTGCGGCTGGCGCGGGCATTGGAAGCGCGGCGGCTCCAGACCGAGAACGCCGAGCGGGAGGCCCGCGAGGCCCTGGCCGTCCGGGACGAGCTGTTCTCCCTGGCCACGCACGACCTCAAGGGGCCTCTGCAAATCATCACCCTCAACGCCCAGCTCCTGCGCGTCAAGTTGCCTGCCGAGGTCATGACGCCGGCGCTCACCACGAGGTTGTCCAGCATCAGCCATGCGGCGATGCGGATGGGCGAACTCATCGATCAGTTCCTGGTGGCCACCCGGGGCCGTGAGCAACTGCTGCACCGGGAGCGGATGGACCTGGCCGCCCTGGTGCACACCAAGGTGCGCGAGCTGGAACTCATGTCCAACCGCCATGCCTTTCACCTGAACGTGAAGGGCAAGGACTTCATGGGCAATTGGGATCCCAAGAGCCTGGAGCGGGTGCTGGACAACCTGCTGAGCAACGCCGTGAAGTACAGCCCCGCCGGGGGCGACATCCTCGTGATGCTGGCCGCGGACACCACCGCCCTGGAGCGGCAGGTGCGGCTGTGTGTGGAGGACTCCGGGCTGGGCATCCCCCCGGAGGATCTGCCGCGCATCTTCGAGCGGTTCCACCGGGCCAGCAATGTGCCGACCTCCATCGCGGGCTCCGGCGTCGGGCTGGCGAGCGTGCGCCGGCTGGTGGAGCTGCATGGCGGCACCATCGAAGTGAAGAGCCAGCCCGGCCGCGGCTCGGCGTTCACCGTGATGCTGCCCCAGGACATGCCCGTGGACACGGTCCCTCAAGAGGTGGGGCCCGGCCCGGAGCAGGACGCGCGCTGA
- a CDS encoding response regulator — MARPLLLVEDSDSDAEALLRLSRQLPLSPPIIRVHSGESALDFLHRRGEHVNALRPALVLLDLHLPGIGGREVLSLLKADPELRSIPVIIFSSSEEPLDVEEAYASGANSYLHKPPGGIRLQTAAQALQAFWFTAALLPGDKEPPR, encoded by the coding sequence ATGGCCCGGCCGCTTCTGTTGGTCGAGGACAGTGACTCGGACGCCGAGGCCCTGCTGCGGCTCTCCCGGCAGCTCCCTTTGAGTCCCCCCATCATCCGCGTGCACAGCGGCGAGAGCGCATTGGATTTTCTGCACCGGCGGGGCGAGCACGTGAACGCGCTGCGTCCGGCGCTGGTGTTGTTGGACCTGCACCTGCCCGGAATCGGGGGCCGGGAGGTCCTCTCCTTGCTCAAGGCGGATCCCGAGTTGCGCTCCATCCCCGTCATCATCTTCTCCAGCTCCGAGGAGCCGCTGGACGTGGAGGAGGCGTACGCGAGCGGTGCCAACAGCTACCTGCACAAGCCGCCCGGGGGAATCCGGCTCCAGACCGCGGCGCAGGCGCTCCAGGCGTTCTGGTTCACCGCCGCCCTCTTACCGGGCGACAAGGAGCCGCCCCGGTGA
- a CDS encoding DUF420 domain-containing protein yields MSNAAPASTSRVSDRTFYVFTAVVSAAALSLLAYLLLIRRGGATGVDLRFMPSVNASLNALSASLLLAGWVAIRRKAQRVHQYLMVSAFASSALFLVGYLAYHYVHGDTRYAGSGPLRGVYLVILASHVLLSIPVLPMALVSFYFAWRKTFRRHRQVTRWLAPIWLYVSVTGVVVYFMLRGSLPAVP; encoded by the coding sequence ATGTCGAACGCCGCCCCTGCCTCTACGTCGCGAGTCAGCGACAGAACCTTTTACGTCTTCACAGCGGTGGTCTCGGCGGCGGCCCTCTCGCTGCTGGCGTATCTGCTGTTGATCCGGCGAGGCGGGGCCACGGGCGTGGATCTGCGCTTCATGCCGTCGGTGAATGCCAGCCTCAACGCGCTCTCGGCGAGCCTGCTGCTCGCGGGCTGGGTGGCCATCCGGCGCAAGGCCCAGCGGGTGCACCAGTATCTGATGGTGTCCGCCTTCGCGTCCTCAGCGCTCTTCCTGGTGGGGTATCTGGCGTATCACTACGTGCACGGAGACACGCGGTACGCGGGCAGCGGGCCGTTGCGCGGGGTGTATCTGGTGATCCTTGCCAGCCACGTGTTGCTGTCCATCCCCGTGCTGCCCATGGCGCTGGTGTCCTTCTACTTCGCCTGGCGCAAGACGTTCCGAAGGCACCGTCAGGTGACGCGGTGGCTGGCCCCCATCTGGCTCTATGTGTCGGTGACGGGCGTGGTGGTCTACTTCATGCTGCGCGGCAGCCTGCCCGCGGTGCCCTGA
- a CDS encoding biliverdin-producing heme oxygenase: MFSDPANLLQRLKSETRPHHERAERAVRLQDPALTPEAYRLHLEALWGLHAPLEERLAERLAGPLPGLRIGERRKASLLAADLQALGHDAASLARLPRAACLPPLPGVPEALGCCYVLEGSTLGGQVLLRHLSRHFEGTPVGDFAFFRAYGEQTGPMWRAFGETVTRASAEAASELFDARVIQGARDTFEAFVAWLSQEVADAPVRP; the protein is encoded by the coding sequence TTGTTCTCAGATCCTGCGAATCTTCTTCAGCGCTTGAAGTCGGAAACACGCCCCCACCATGAGCGGGCCGAGCGGGCCGTACGCCTGCAGGATCCGGCGCTCACCCCGGAGGCATACCGGCTTCACTTGGAAGCGCTCTGGGGGCTTCATGCGCCCTTGGAGGAACGGCTCGCGGAACGGCTGGCGGGGCCCTTGCCCGGGCTGCGCATCGGCGAGCGCCGCAAGGCGTCCCTGCTGGCGGCGGATCTCCAGGCACTGGGGCATGATGCGGCCTCCCTGGCGCGTCTGCCCCGCGCGGCGTGTCTGCCTCCGCTGCCTGGGGTGCCCGAGGCGCTGGGCTGTTGCTATGTGCTGGAGGGCTCGACGCTGGGGGGACAGGTGCTCCTGCGCCACCTCTCGCGCCACTTCGAGGGCACCCCCGTGGGGGACTTCGCCTTCTTCCGGGCCTATGGCGAACAGACGGGCCCGATGTGGCGCGCTTTTGGAGAGACCGTCACCCGGGCCTCCGCCGAAGCGGCGTCCGAGCTGTTTGACGCACGCGTGATTCAGGGGGCCCGCGACACCTTCGAGGCCTTCGTGGCGTGGCTGTCTCAGGAGGTAGCGGATGCGCCCGTCCGGCCCTGA
- a CDS encoding S8 family peptidase, which yields MRRLLVLGLLFLTACEDSGSGPDDPPSSRKGRIQGQLSPFQGSSSSVGGASQRPSALQGEQARKLEQAFSRAFAQKKQQRKAAEQGLTDAGLPILMPPAGAKALARLPQEEPSLEGEMIVRFEEAGLDAETALERVQRPGYRAVHKGYSSEYLHVIAYEPLDGHVTTLAETGRLVAQVEKMAGVRFAEKNLRMHAFKTPNDKGYALQWHYSSLNLSSAWDVVTNEATPVVVAVVDTGIRSHPDLQGVLLPGYDMISDASNAGDKNGRDNDPTDEGGDEPGGGSSFHGTHVAGTIGAATNNQSGVAGVSWGAKIVPVRALGRLGGSSADIVAAMAWAAGGTVTGVPANPNPAKVVNLSLGGAAPPQKAYQDVIDAFPNTIFVIAAGNENVDATGTTPCNQQNVICVGSTNFAGKRSSFSNFGTPVDVMASGGEMREDLNGDGYADGVLSTSFDEDGNPAYVFNQGTSMASPHVAGVVALLARHTPGVTRAQAESLLKTTAGASSQCNEGCGAGLVNALAALKKLQGGTQNDPPKLGVTTSQLSFLGSGSQQLVISNLGGGTLQAVVTASGTQASAVSLSPGSVSVPAYGSSVVTVTVNAAGLANGEYSAMLSLAGSTGAGTASVAVKIRVGVREDKNAFIGFAWQDTFGDWQVDDDAVVEVLASRNYQYSLDLDPHEYYALATIDDDENGEFFEDSDRTGFWRNVDSFEGIPLAAKQTVTGISFDLVPLAPIDDDPEPVVGAPCSSNSDCLNGARCNLDYLGGYCTFACDSRQPCPVGSKCFNNSCLATCTGPSAGQSTCRTDYVCYDDNTGVGLCLPDCREQANICRTSCDSRGYCQ from the coding sequence ATGCGCCGTCTGCTCGTCTTGGGGTTGTTGTTTCTCACTGCTTGTGAGGATTCGGGGAGTGGCCCGGATGATCCTCCCTCTTCCCGCAAGGGCCGGATCCAGGGGCAGCTCAGCCCGTTCCAGGGCTCGAGCTCCTCCGTGGGAGGTGCCTCTCAGCGGCCGTCGGCGCTCCAGGGAGAGCAGGCGCGCAAGCTCGAACAGGCCTTCTCCCGGGCGTTCGCCCAGAAGAAGCAGCAGCGCAAGGCCGCGGAGCAAGGGCTGACGGACGCGGGGCTGCCCATCCTCATGCCTCCCGCGGGGGCCAAGGCCCTGGCCCGGCTGCCCCAGGAAGAGCCTTCCCTCGAAGGAGAGATGATCGTCCGCTTCGAGGAGGCAGGGCTCGATGCGGAGACGGCGCTCGAGCGGGTGCAGCGGCCCGGCTATCGCGCGGTGCACAAGGGCTACTCCAGCGAGTACCTGCATGTGATTGCCTACGAGCCGCTCGATGGCCACGTGACGACGCTGGCCGAGACGGGTCGGCTCGTGGCGCAGGTGGAGAAGATGGCGGGCGTGCGCTTCGCGGAGAAGAACCTCCGCATGCACGCCTTCAAGACGCCGAATGACAAGGGCTACGCGCTCCAGTGGCACTACTCCTCGCTCAACCTGTCGTCCGCCTGGGATGTGGTGACCAACGAGGCCACTCCGGTGGTGGTGGCCGTCGTCGACACTGGCATCCGTTCTCATCCGGACCTCCAGGGCGTGCTCCTGCCCGGCTACGACATGATCTCCGACGCCTCCAACGCAGGGGACAAGAACGGACGCGACAATGATCCCACCGACGAGGGAGGGGATGAGCCCGGCGGTGGCTCCTCGTTCCATGGCACGCACGTGGCGGGCACCATCGGGGCGGCCACCAACAACCAGAGTGGCGTGGCCGGCGTGTCCTGGGGCGCGAAGATCGTCCCGGTGCGCGCGCTCGGCAGGCTGGGCGGCAGCAGCGCGGACATCGTCGCGGCGATGGCCTGGGCGGCGGGAGGCACCGTGACGGGCGTGCCCGCCAATCCCAATCCGGCCAAAGTCGTCAACCTGAGCCTGGGAGGCGCCGCGCCGCCGCAGAAGGCGTACCAGGACGTCATCGACGCCTTCCCCAACACCATCTTCGTCATCGCCGCGGGCAACGAGAACGTGGATGCCACGGGCACCACGCCGTGCAACCAGCAGAACGTCATCTGCGTGGGCTCGACGAACTTCGCCGGCAAGCGCAGCAGCTTCTCCAACTTTGGCACCCCCGTGGACGTGATGGCCAGCGGCGGTGAGATGCGCGAGGACCTCAACGGCGATGGGTATGCGGACGGCGTGCTGTCCACCTCGTTCGACGAGGATGGCAACCCGGCCTACGTCTTCAACCAGGGCACGAGCATGGCCTCTCCGCACGTGGCGGGCGTGGTGGCGTTGCTGGCCCGCCATACCCCGGGCGTGACGCGGGCTCAGGCCGAGAGCCTGCTGAAGACCACGGCCGGCGCCAGCAGCCAGTGCAACGAGGGGTGCGGCGCGGGCCTGGTGAATGCCCTCGCGGCGCTCAAGAAGCTCCAGGGCGGCACCCAGAACGATCCGCCGAAGCTGGGCGTCACCACCTCGCAGTTGTCCTTCCTGGGCAGTGGCTCGCAGCAACTCGTCATCTCCAACCTGGGCGGTGGCACCCTCCAGGCGGTGGTGACGGCTTCGGGCACGCAGGCCTCCGCGGTGAGCCTCTCGCCGGGCTCGGTGTCCGTGCCGGCCTATGGCTCCAGCGTGGTGACGGTGACGGTGAATGCGGCGGGGCTGGCCAATGGCGAGTACTCGGCCATGCTCAGTCTGGCGGGCTCGACCGGGGCGGGCACCGCCTCGGTGGCGGTGAAGATCCGCGTGGGCGTGCGCGAGGACAAGAACGCGTTCATTGGCTTCGCGTGGCAGGACACGTTCGGGGATTGGCAGGTGGACGATGATGCCGTGGTGGAGGTGCTGGCCTCCCGGAACTACCAGTACTCCCTCGATCTGGATCCGCACGAGTACTACGCCCTGGCCACCATCGACGATGACGAGAATGGGGAGTTCTTCGAGGACAGCGATCGCACGGGCTTCTGGCGGAACGTGGACTCCTTCGAAGGGATTCCGCTGGCGGCGAAGCAGACGGTGACGGGCATCAGCTTCGACCTGGTGCCGCTGGCACCGATTGACGACGATCCGGAGCCGGTGGTGGGTGCCCCGTGCAGCTCCAACTCGGACTGCCTGAACGGGGCCCGGTGCAACCTGGACTACCTGGGGGGCTACTGCACGTTCGCGTGTGACAGCCGACAGCCTTGCCCCGTGGGCTCCAAGTGCTTCAACAACTCCTGCCTGGCCACGTGCACAGGGCCCAGTGCAGGGCAGAGCACCTGCCGGACCGACTACGTCTGCTACGACGACAACACGGGCGTCGGCCTGTGTCTGCCGGATTGCCGCGAGCAGGCGAACATTTGCCGCACCTCTTGTGATTCCCGCGGGTACTGCCAGTAA